Proteins from one Euzebya sp. genomic window:
- a CDS encoding bifunctional adenosylcobinamide kinase/adenosylcobinamide-phosphate guanylyltransferase, whose amino-acid sequence MTRTLVTGGTRSGKSGVAQSLLPADAAVTYVATGRASDPEMAERIARHRASRPRGWQTVETTDVVAAIAAAAGPVLVDSVGLWVAARMDDDDLWEAGDLDDLAAEAATWFAEVDRDVVVVAEQVGGGLVPTDAGSRRWVDAVGLVTEALSAQADRVVLVVAGRAVDLPAPWGQPAADLPVQESADGDEQADLAAHGDRMVPDGALDMAVNVVEGGPPAHVRRALDAVDVTRYPDPGPARLAVAALTGLSIDHVVLLAGAAEAFWLVPLALRPRHAAVVHPTFTAAEAGLTACGVPVTRVARDADDGWRLHPSRVPDVADLVLVGNPNNPTGTLDDPADIAALCRPGRTTVVDEAFMDFVTDGRSSLAGRVDLPGLVVVRSVTKMWSVPGVRAGYLVADPAIAARIRRRQQPWPLSAHALAALTAAADGEAWRLEAAEGVARRRAAMTTRLGRVPGVTVHDGAANFVLVEVPGGPAVHRALLARGIAVRPSTFPLLPPRFLRVAVRDADAVEQLAQALSEVL is encoded by the coding sequence GTGACCCGCACGCTCGTGACCGGCGGGACGCGGTCGGGCAAGAGCGGCGTGGCCCAGTCGCTGCTGCCGGCGGACGCCGCCGTCACCTACGTCGCGACGGGCCGGGCGTCGGATCCCGAGATGGCCGAGCGGATCGCCCGGCACCGCGCCAGTCGCCCCCGGGGCTGGCAGACCGTCGAGACCACCGACGTCGTCGCCGCGATCGCCGCGGCGGCGGGTCCGGTGCTGGTCGACTCCGTCGGGCTGTGGGTGGCGGCCCGGATGGACGACGACGACCTGTGGGAGGCCGGCGACCTCGACGACCTCGCGGCCGAGGCCGCCACCTGGTTCGCCGAGGTGGACCGCGATGTGGTGGTGGTGGCCGAGCAGGTCGGCGGCGGCCTGGTGCCGACGGATGCCGGGTCGCGCCGCTGGGTGGACGCCGTCGGGTTGGTGACCGAGGCCCTGTCGGCCCAGGCCGATCGGGTCGTCCTCGTGGTGGCGGGCCGTGCCGTGGACCTCCCCGCGCCGTGGGGGCAGCCCGCAGCCGACCTCCCGGTCCAGGAGTCGGCGGACGGGGATGAGCAGGCCGACCTGGCGGCCCACGGCGACCGCATGGTCCCCGACGGCGCCCTCGACATGGCCGTCAACGTCGTGGAGGGCGGACCGCCCGCCCACGTGCGGCGCGCCCTCGACGCGGTCGACGTGACCCGCTACCCCGATCCGGGACCGGCCCGACTGGCCGTCGCCGCGCTGACCGGCCTGAGCATCGACCACGTCGTCCTGCTGGCCGGCGCCGCCGAGGCGTTCTGGTTGGTCCCCCTGGCGCTGCGCCCGCGGCACGCGGCGGTCGTCCACCCCACGTTCACCGCCGCCGAGGCCGGGCTGACGGCCTGCGGCGTCCCGGTCACCCGCGTCGCGCGCGACGCAGACGACGGGTGGCGCCTGCACCCGTCCCGCGTGCCGGACGTCGCGGACCTGGTGCTCGTCGGCAACCCGAACAACCCCACCGGCACGCTCGACGACCCGGCTGACATCGCCGCGCTCTGCAGACCGGGGCGCACCACCGTCGTCGACGAGGCCTTCATGGACTTCGTCACCGACGGCCGCTCGAGCCTGGCCGGGCGGGTCGACCTCCCCGGCCTGGTCGTGGTCCGCTCGGTCACGAAGATGTGGTCGGTGCCCGGCGTGCGGGCCGGCTACCTCGTCGCAGACCCGGCCATCGCGGCGCGGATCCGTCGCCGCCAGCAGCCCTGGCCGCTCTCCGCCCACGCCCTGGCCGCGCTGACCGCCGCCGCGGACGGTGAGGCGTGGCGGCTCGAGGCCGCGGAGGGGGTCGCGCGACGGCGTGCGGCCATGACGACGCGGCTGGGCCGGGTGCCCGGCGTGACCGTGCACGACGGCGCCGCCAACTTCGTGCTGGTGGAGGTGCCCGGCGGTCCCGCCGTCCACCGCGCGCTCCTGGCCCGCGGCATCGCCGTCCGGCCCTCGACCTTCCCGCTGCTCCCACCCCGGTTCCTGCGCGTCGCCGTCCGCGACGCCGATGCCGTCGAGCAGCTCGCCCAGGCGCTCAGCGAGGTCCTCTGA
- a CDS encoding PLP-dependent aminotransferase family protein: MSTTHDHIGHQWLADRLHDWPDGTGPMYLRLAGALERLLHAGEVADGARLPAERQLAGALRVSRTTVAAAYEVLEDRRLVARRHGSGTYVEGVAPPPPAPPRESVLLRSLERNEIFDGLLDPPRELLDLRAAALHHSDPLPEDVLAAAVADLRAAGAGHGYVPAGLHDLRAEVAARYATLGLPTGPEEVLITSGAQQAIGLITMLHLRADDTVVTETLTHTGAIDLFTAAGAHITDVDVGPEGVDVDAVIGRLADRPRLVYLIPSIHNPTGSVMPARNRRRLAAALAEHPDVIAISDDTLADTWWARRPPPPLASYPGADHVLHLGSMSKLMWPGLRIGWVRGPAPEIRRLARLKAMADLGTSVPSQLIALRLLRQDPAFEDDRRELLARRGHHLAEALAAQLPTWTFDVPEGGLCLWVRLPDGNSARELAISAARHGVALAPGSIQSPSGAYADHIRLPTGHPEPILDQAVRRLTAAWQARHPAGPTTVLDDLRVVV, encoded by the coding sequence ATGTCCACGACGCACGACCACATCGGCCACCAGTGGCTGGCAGACCGGCTGCACGACTGGCCTGACGGGACCGGACCGATGTACCTCCGCCTGGCCGGTGCGCTGGAGCGGCTCCTGCACGCCGGGGAGGTGGCCGACGGTGCGCGCCTGCCCGCGGAGCGGCAGCTGGCCGGTGCGCTGCGCGTCTCCCGCACGACCGTCGCCGCGGCCTACGAGGTGCTCGAGGACCGGCGGTTGGTCGCCCGGCGCCACGGCAGCGGCACCTACGTCGAGGGCGTGGCCCCCCCGCCACCGGCACCGCCCCGCGAGTCGGTCCTGCTCCGCAGCCTGGAGCGCAACGAGATCTTCGACGGGCTGCTCGACCCGCCGCGGGAGCTGCTCGACCTCCGCGCAGCGGCGCTGCACCACTCCGATCCCCTGCCCGAGGACGTCCTCGCCGCAGCGGTGGCCGACCTCCGCGCGGCCGGCGCCGGCCACGGGTACGTGCCGGCCGGCCTGCACGACCTCCGCGCCGAGGTCGCGGCGCGCTACGCCACCCTCGGCCTGCCCACCGGTCCGGAGGAGGTCCTCATCACCAGCGGCGCGCAGCAGGCGATCGGGCTGATCACCATGCTGCACCTCCGCGCCGACGACACCGTGGTGACCGAGACGCTGACCCACACCGGTGCCATCGACCTGTTCACCGCCGCGGGGGCCCACATCACCGACGTCGACGTGGGGCCGGAGGGCGTGGACGTCGACGCGGTGATCGGCCGCCTGGCCGACCGCCCACGCCTCGTCTACCTGATCCCGTCGATCCACAACCCGACCGGGTCGGTCATGCCGGCCCGCAACCGGCGGCGCCTGGCCGCCGCGCTGGCCGAGCACCCCGACGTCATCGCGATCAGCGACGACACCCTGGCCGACACCTGGTGGGCTCGCCGGCCCCCTCCCCCGCTCGCCAGCTACCCCGGCGCGGACCACGTCCTGCACCTCGGGTCGATGTCGAAGCTGATGTGGCCGGGGCTGCGGATCGGCTGGGTGCGCGGCCCGGCACCGGAGATCCGCCGTCTGGCCCGCCTGAAGGCCATGGCCGACCTGGGCACCAGCGTCCCGAGCCAGCTGATCGCCCTGCGGCTGCTGCGTCAGGACCCGGCGTTCGAGGACGACCGCCGGGAGCTGCTGGCCCGCCGGGGCCACCACCTCGCCGAGGCGCTGGCCGCGCAGCTCCCGACGTGGACCTTCGACGTGCCCGAGGGCGGGTTGTGCCTCTGGGTCCGTCTGCCCGACGGCAACAGCGCTCGCGAGCTGGCCATCTCCGCGGCGCGGCACGGCGTGGCGCTCGCGCCGGGGTCGATCCAGTCCCCGTCGGGCGCCTACGCCGACCACATCCGGCTGCCGACGGGCCACCCGGAGCCGATCCTCGACCAGGCGGTCCGCCGGCTCACCGCGGCCTGGCAGGCCCGGCACCCGGCCGGACCGACCACCGTCCTCGACGACCTCCGCGTCGTCGTCTAG
- a CDS encoding cobalamin biosynthesis protein, whose product MAGRGGRPAAGSAVAGGLVGGWVADRVLGDPQRGHPVAGLGAVAATLERRLHRDHPAAGALHWLVVVAPPVASTWWLQRRLAAHPLGVAALTAATGWAATGGHQLTEVAAAIAAAVESGDLAAARERLPWLVGRDPASLDGDGIVRAVVESVAENTADAVVGPLWWGAVAGPAGIVAHRAVKTLDAMVGHRSPRYARFGVVAARADDLANLVPARLTAALVCVLAPLVDGSPRRAWRTWRRDAPRHPSPNAGPVEAATAGALGVQLGGPLDYGHGVERRGPFGDGPTPAAGDIRRAVRLTTAVGAAAVGLAAALALVRSPVGRVRRG is encoded by the coding sequence GTGGCCGGTCGGGGCGGACGCCCGGCTGCGGGCAGCGCCGTCGCCGGCGGGTTGGTGGGCGGCTGGGTCGCCGACCGCGTGCTCGGCGACCCCCAGCGCGGGCACCCCGTCGCGGGGCTCGGGGCGGTGGCGGCCACCCTCGAGCGGCGCCTGCACCGCGACCACCCCGCAGCAGGCGCCCTCCACTGGCTGGTGGTGGTGGCCCCGCCCGTGGCCAGCACGTGGTGGCTCCAGCGCCGCCTCGCGGCGCACCCCCTCGGGGTGGCGGCGCTGACAGCCGCCACCGGCTGGGCCGCCACCGGGGGCCACCAGCTCACCGAGGTGGCCGCCGCCATCGCGGCCGCCGTCGAATCGGGCGACCTCGCAGCCGCCCGCGAACGGCTGCCCTGGCTGGTCGGCCGTGACCCGGCGTCCCTCGACGGGGACGGGATCGTCCGCGCCGTCGTCGAGTCCGTGGCGGAGAACACCGCCGACGCGGTCGTCGGGCCGCTGTGGTGGGGTGCGGTGGCCGGACCCGCCGGGATCGTCGCCCACCGGGCGGTGAAAACCCTGGACGCGATGGTCGGCCACCGCTCCCCGCGGTACGCGCGCTTCGGCGTGGTCGCCGCGCGGGCTGACGACCTCGCCAACCTGGTGCCCGCGCGCCTGACCGCCGCGCTGGTGTGCGTCCTCGCACCGCTCGTCGACGGGTCACCGCGCCGGGCGTGGCGGACCTGGCGCCGCGATGCACCTCGCCACCCCTCCCCGAACGCCGGACCGGTCGAGGCCGCCACCGCCGGCGCCCTGGGGGTGCAGCTCGGCGGACCGCTCGACTACGGCCACGGCGTCGAGCGGCGCGGGCCGTTCGGGGACGGGCCGACCCCCGCGGCCGGCGACATCCGCCGGGCGGTCCGGTTGACCACCGCCGTCGGGGCGGCGGCCGTCGGCCTGGCCGCGGCGCTGGCCCTCGTCCGGTCGCCGGTGGGACGCGTCAGGCGGGGCTAG
- a CDS encoding diacylglycerol kinase family protein — MAHPFGTLHLIVNPRAGNAAARKALPELRTLLQAEGIDHEVHHTDRRHHAADLAGELAAGGARYIGAVGGDGTVHEVVNGLLAPDGTAVGEDLVLAVISAGSGGDLARTYGLDRPVDRLVRRHLSTTDTLAMDVGRVTFHRDGVEQQAFFANIAEVGWGAEVVRKAERLPRATGRLRYLLAAYAAIRSVNRQDARLVLDRADVTVPLVELVVANGQFFGGGMKVAPRALPDDGLFNVLAFTGGRSQVFTLTPKLYQGEHLPNPQIAEWQSATVELAPDDPMAVEADGELLGTTPARFSIVPTPLRIKV, encoded by the coding sequence ATGGCCCACCCGTTCGGAACCCTGCACCTGATCGTGAACCCCCGTGCGGGGAACGCCGCGGCCCGCAAGGCGCTCCCGGAGCTGCGCACCCTGCTGCAGGCCGAGGGCATCGACCACGAGGTGCACCACACCGACCGGCGCCACCACGCCGCCGACCTCGCGGGGGAGCTGGCGGCCGGCGGAGCGCGCTACATCGGCGCGGTCGGCGGGGACGGGACGGTCCACGAGGTCGTCAACGGGCTTCTCGCCCCCGACGGCACGGCGGTGGGGGAGGACCTCGTCCTGGCCGTCATCAGCGCCGGTTCGGGCGGGGACCTGGCGCGGACCTACGGGCTGGACCGCCCCGTGGACCGGTTGGTCCGGCGGCACCTGAGCACCACCGACACCCTCGCGATGGACGTCGGGCGGGTCACGTTCCACCGCGACGGCGTCGAGCAGCAGGCCTTCTTCGCCAACATCGCCGAGGTCGGGTGGGGTGCAGAGGTCGTCCGCAAGGCCGAGCGGTTGCCCCGCGCCACCGGTCGGCTCCGCTACCTGCTGGCGGCCTACGCCGCGATCCGCTCGGTGAACCGCCAGGACGCCCGACTGGTCCTCGACCGCGCTGACGTGACCGTCCCCCTCGTCGAGCTCGTCGTGGCCAACGGCCAGTTCTTCGGCGGCGGGATGAAGGTCGCCCCCCGCGCCCTGCCCGACGACGGGCTGTTCAACGTCCTCGCCTTCACCGGGGGGCGCAGCCAGGTGTTCACCCTGACGCCGAAGCTGTACCAGGGGGAGCACCTCCCGAACCCCCAGATCGCCGAGTGGCAGTCCGCGACCGTGGAGCTGGCCCCGGACGACCCGATGGCGGTCGAGGCCGACGGCGAGCTGCTCGGCACCACCCCCGCCCGCTTCTCCATCGTGCCCACCCCGCTGCGGATCAAGGTGTAG
- a CDS encoding DEAD/DEAH box helicase, with the protein MSTAPIPDGPTPEEAGADVDVAQAFASTVDFGLDPFQRAGIDALVEGRSVLVAAPTGAGKTLVGEFALWLALRRGQKAFYTTPIKALSNQKFNDLRRVHGDRNVGLLTGDNVINGEAPLVVMTTEVLRNMLYEQSPTLRGLGFVVLDEVHYLADRARGAVWEEVIIQLPASVQLASLSATVSNAEEFGAWLAEVRGGCDVVISELRPVPLEHHYAVNEKLYPVFRSGAGGAGGKKAETADRTAARQARGGKPNPELLMMERRAQTRNRVTRKGRRVSSGQKLRAPRRSDLTEMLADRGWLPAITFIFSRQACDDAVGHVLGAGITLTSAEERRTIRQVIDERTADLAPEDLEVLGYGPWAHGLERGVAAHHAGMVPAFKEAVEELFAAGLVKMVFATETLALGINMPARTVVIERLEKWNGQRHELLTPGQFTQLTGRAGRRGLDAIGHAVVAYQRDIDFPTVASLVGRRTEPLVSQFAPSYNMAVNLLRHPHGEGEASEAGADGGRSRVEQAVAMLERSFAQFQADQQAGGRAAEIEKNHAALEGYAAHLRSDRGDFAEYWGLRRELSRLESDSAKDRRARRTQAIETAIESLRPGDVIALDGGRRGSTRLAAVIAMTSSKSGTPLATVVTDDRRSSRVGPREFDRPPVPVGFVRLPSAGSHRQPAYRKEVQRSLLDVTPSGEARGDDAPVDAATTARIAEVRAAMKAHPVHGDPQLGEIEVWARRHDELAEKTDRLEGSLRRRTRSLATRFTRIVELLQRLGYLDDEPAPTTEGLRLSQLYAETDLVLAECLRWGTFEGLNAPELAALVSLFTYESRSAEEEQVFVPTQRLEDAVDDVERHLKRVVELESELGLPATRDLDAGLVQVVYRWTQGVDLDRALGRSDLTPGDFVRSVKMVADLVRQIRDASDGELQRVAREANHMLVRGVVAY; encoded by the coding sequence GTGAGCACCGCTCCCATCCCCGACGGCCCCACCCCGGAGGAGGCCGGTGCGGACGTCGACGTCGCGCAGGCGTTCGCGTCGACCGTCGACTTCGGGCTCGACCCCTTCCAGCGGGCCGGCATCGACGCGCTGGTCGAGGGCCGCAGCGTCCTCGTCGCCGCCCCGACCGGGGCGGGGAAGACGCTGGTCGGCGAGTTCGCGCTGTGGCTCGCCCTCCGCCGCGGCCAGAAGGCCTTCTACACCACGCCGATCAAGGCGCTGAGCAACCAGAAGTTCAACGACCTCCGCCGGGTGCACGGCGACCGCAACGTCGGCCTGCTGACCGGCGACAACGTCATCAACGGCGAAGCGCCGCTGGTGGTCATGACCACCGAGGTGCTGCGCAACATGCTCTACGAGCAGTCGCCGACCCTCCGCGGCCTCGGGTTCGTCGTGCTCGACGAGGTGCACTACCTCGCCGACCGGGCCCGCGGGGCTGTGTGGGAGGAGGTCATCATCCAGCTGCCCGCCTCGGTGCAGCTCGCGTCGCTGTCGGCGACGGTCAGCAACGCCGAGGAGTTCGGCGCCTGGCTGGCCGAGGTCCGCGGCGGCTGCGACGTGGTCATCTCCGAGCTGCGGCCCGTCCCCCTCGAGCACCACTACGCGGTCAACGAGAAGCTGTACCCGGTGTTCCGCAGCGGCGCCGGCGGGGCGGGGGGCAAGAAGGCCGAGACCGCCGACCGGACCGCGGCTCGCCAGGCCCGCGGCGGGAAGCCGAACCCCGAGCTGCTGATGATGGAGCGGCGGGCCCAGACGCGGAACCGCGTCACGCGGAAGGGTCGGCGGGTCTCGTCGGGCCAGAAGCTGCGGGCGCCCCGGCGGAGCGACCTGACCGAGATGCTCGCCGACCGCGGCTGGCTGCCGGCCATCACGTTCATCTTCAGCCGGCAGGCCTGCGACGACGCGGTCGGCCACGTCCTCGGGGCCGGCATCACCCTCACCAGCGCCGAGGAGCGCCGGACGATCCGCCAGGTGATCGACGAGCGCACCGCCGACCTGGCGCCGGAGGACCTCGAGGTCCTCGGCTACGGGCCGTGGGCCCACGGGCTCGAACGGGGGGTGGCCGCCCACCACGCCGGCATGGTCCCGGCGTTCAAGGAGGCCGTCGAGGAGCTGTTCGCCGCCGGCCTGGTGAAGATGGTCTTCGCCACCGAGACCCTCGCCCTCGGCATCAACATGCCCGCGCGCACGGTGGTGATCGAGCGGCTCGAGAAGTGGAACGGCCAGCGCCACGAGCTGCTGACCCCCGGCCAGTTCACCCAGCTGACCGGCCGCGCCGGTCGGCGTGGCCTCGACGCGATCGGCCACGCCGTGGTCGCCTACCAGCGCGACATCGACTTCCCGACCGTCGCGAGCCTGGTCGGCCGGCGCACCGAGCCGCTGGTCAGCCAGTTCGCGCCCTCCTACAACATGGCCGTCAACCTGCTCCGCCACCCCCACGGCGAGGGGGAGGCGTCCGAGGCCGGCGCGGACGGGGGACGGTCCCGCGTCGAGCAGGCCGTCGCCATGCTGGAGCGGTCCTTCGCCCAGTTCCAGGCCGACCAGCAGGCCGGCGGGCGCGCCGCCGAGATCGAGAAGAACCACGCGGCGCTCGAGGGGTACGCCGCCCACCTGCGCTCGGACCGCGGCGACTTCGCGGAGTACTGGGGGTTGCGTCGCGAGCTGTCCCGGCTCGAGTCGGACTCGGCCAAGGACCGCCGGGCGCGTCGCACCCAGGCGATCGAGACCGCGATCGAGAGCCTCCGCCCGGGGGACGTCATCGCCCTCGACGGGGGCCGGCGGGGCAGCACGCGGTTGGCCGCGGTCATCGCGATGACCTCCTCGAAGAGCGGCACGCCACTCGCCACCGTCGTGACCGACGACCGGCGGTCGAGCCGGGTGGGGCCGCGGGAGTTCGACCGGCCACCGGTGCCCGTCGGGTTCGTGCGGCTCCCCTCCGCCGGCAGCCACCGCCAGCCGGCGTACCGCAAGGAGGTGCAGCGGTCGCTGTTGGACGTCACCCCGTCGGGGGAGGCCCGTGGCGACGACGCGCCGGTCGACGCGGCCACGACCGCCCGCATCGCCGAGGTCCGCGCGGCCATGAAGGCCCACCCGGTCCACGGCGACCCCCAGCTCGGCGAGATCGAGGTGTGGGCCCGGCGACACGACGAGCTGGCGGAGAAGACCGACCGCCTCGAGGGGTCGCTGCGCCGTCGCACCCGGTCGCTCGCGACGCGCTTCACCCGCATCGTCGAGCTGCTCCAGCGGCTGGGCTACCTCGACGACGAGCCCGCGCCCACCACCGAGGGGCTGCGGCTGTCCCAGCTGTACGCCGAGACCGATCTCGTGCTGGCCGAGTGCCTGCGGTGGGGGACCTTCGAGGGGCTCAACGCTCCCGAGCTCGCCGCGCTCGTCAGCCTCTTCACCTACGAGTCGCGGTCGGCGGAGGAGGAGCAGGTGTTCGTGCCGACGCAGCGCCTCGAGGACGCCGTCGACGACGTCGAGCGGCACCTGAAGCGGGTCGTCGAGCTCGAGTCCGAGCTGGGGCTGCCGGCGACCCGCGACCTCGACGCCGGGCTGGTGCAGGTCGTCTACCGCTGGACCCAGGGCGTCGACCTCGACCGCGCCCTCGGGCGCAGCGACCTCACCCCCGGCGACTTCGTGCGGTCCGTCAAGATGGTCGCCGACCTGGTCCGCCAGATCCGGGATGCGAGCGACGGCGAGCTCCAACGCGTCGCGCGCGAGGCCAACCACATGCTGGTCCGCGGGGTCGTCGCCTACTGA
- the tatC gene encoding twin-arginine translocase subunit TatC: MTATADPPTPSGDDYAGEEMTLFEHLAELRTRLIRATLGFAVAFVVGFALNEVVSDILTSPYCSLPAEIRTNVSSGSDCELIFTSVMGAFVVRIKAAMVVAVTFGGPIVFYQLWAFIVPGLKAKEKRYAAPFVILSQLLFLAGAVFSLFILPKGLEFLLQFGGDDFVPLLDADSYLTFLLRTMVAFGISFEYPLVIAILVLMGVVTHATLKTYRRHAFFAAFVAAAVITPSQDPFTMVVMALPLAGFYEICIVFARLIERGRRRAGDGATA, translated from the coding sequence ATGACCGCGACCGCTGACCCGCCCACCCCCTCCGGCGACGACTACGCCGGCGAGGAGATGACGCTCTTCGAGCACCTCGCCGAGCTCCGGACGCGGCTGATCCGCGCCACCCTCGGCTTCGCGGTCGCGTTCGTCGTCGGGTTCGCGCTGAACGAGGTCGTCAGCGACATCCTCACCAGCCCCTACTGCTCACTTCCGGCGGAGATCCGCACCAACGTCTCCTCGGGGTCGGACTGCGAGCTGATCTTCACGTCGGTCATGGGGGCGTTCGTCGTCCGGATCAAGGCGGCGATGGTCGTCGCGGTCACCTTCGGCGGACCGATCGTCTTCTACCAGCTGTGGGCGTTCATCGTCCCCGGCCTGAAGGCGAAGGAGAAGCGGTACGCCGCCCCGTTCGTGATCCTCAGCCAGCTGCTGTTCCTCGCCGGCGCCGTGTTCAGCCTGTTCATCCTGCCGAAGGGCCTCGAGTTCCTCCTGCAGTTCGGCGGTGACGACTTCGTGCCGCTCCTCGACGCCGACAGCTACCTGACGTTCCTGCTGCGGACCATGGTCGCGTTCGGGATCAGCTTCGAGTACCCGCTGGTCATCGCCATCCTGGTACTGATGGGGGTGGTCACCCACGCGACGCTGAAGACCTACCGGCGTCACGCGTTCTTCGCCGCGTTCGTGGCCGCCGCCGTCATCACCCCCTCCCAGGACCCCTTCACCATGGTCGTCATGGCCCTGCCGCTGGCAGGCTTCTACGAGATCTGCATCGTCTTCGCCCGCCTGATCGAGCGGGGTCGCCGTCGAGCCGGAGACGGTGCGACGGCGTGA
- a CDS encoding twin-arginine translocase TatA/TatE family subunit, with protein MNLGAPEIIGIVVLALLLFGSRKLPELGSSVGQTITNFRKGMAEAKDGDEDGDDADATSGAPADATAEPVDQPRS; from the coding sequence ATGAACCTCGGCGCACCGGAGATCATCGGCATCGTGGTGCTGGCGCTCCTGCTGTTCGGCAGCAGGAAGCTGCCCGAGCTGGGCAGCTCGGTCGGCCAGACGATCACCAACTTCCGCAAGGGCATGGCCGAGGCGAAGGACGGTGACGAGGACGGTGACGACGCCGACGCGACGTCCGGCGCCCCCGCCGACGCCACCGCCGAACCCGTCGACCAGCCGCGCAGCTAG
- a CDS encoding helix-turn-helix transcriptional regulator yields MNRTLARLRRILVMVPWLLEHPGISVEEVADRFDVTAGDVLDDLDVLGYCGLPGYGGGDLIEASVNGGQVVVRMAEFFSRPLALSVREGLSLLLAARATRESGVLGDDVNDGPLSTAIAKLETHLGAEAGVPVAMDVSAGGADHLSRLWPAVQERRVVRLTYRSASKDETTVREVEPWTLRSLGGAWYLQGWCRLATDHRSFRLDRIVNAEVTDEPAPPPPEEEVRPPVYRPGPDDPVVVVDVSPDAVWISDHVVLSDRQPAAAGWTRLVFQAATLDWAARLVVRLGGQARVVEPPALQELVHRRARGVLARYGDVD; encoded by the coding sequence GTGAACCGGACCCTCGCCCGCCTGCGGCGGATCCTCGTGATGGTGCCCTGGCTGCTCGAGCACCCCGGCATCAGCGTCGAAGAGGTCGCGGACCGCTTCGACGTCACCGCCGGCGACGTCCTGGACGACCTCGACGTCCTCGGCTACTGCGGCCTGCCGGGCTACGGCGGCGGCGACCTGATCGAGGCGTCGGTCAACGGCGGCCAGGTCGTGGTCCGCATGGCGGAGTTCTTCAGCCGCCCGCTGGCCCTGTCGGTCCGCGAGGGCCTGAGCCTGCTGCTGGCGGCCCGGGCGACCCGCGAGAGCGGCGTCCTCGGCGACGATGTCAACGACGGGCCCCTGTCCACGGCGATCGCGAAGCTGGAGACCCACCTCGGCGCGGAGGCGGGGGTGCCCGTCGCCATGGACGTGTCCGCCGGCGGGGCCGACCACCTGTCGCGGCTGTGGCCCGCGGTGCAGGAGCGGCGGGTCGTGCGGCTGACGTACCGGTCGGCGTCGAAGGACGAGACGACCGTCCGCGAGGTGGAGCCCTGGACCCTGCGGTCCCTCGGCGGGGCCTGGTACCTCCAGGGCTGGTGCCGCCTGGCGACCGACCACCGGTCCTTCCGCCTCGACCGGATCGTCAACGCGGAGGTGACCGACGAGCCGGCCCCACCGCCACCGGAGGAGGAGGTGCGCCCGCCGGTGTACCGCCCGGGTCCCGACGACCCGGTGGTCGTCGTCGACGTGAGCCCCGACGCCGTGTGGATCTCCGACCACGTCGTCCTGAGCGATCGCCAGCCGGCCGCCGCGGGCTGGACGCGGCTGGTGTTCCAGGCGGCGACGCTCGACTGGGCCGCCCGCCTCGTCGTGCGACTGGGGGGCCAGGCGAGGGTCGTCGAGCCGCCGGCCCTGCAGGAGCTGGTCCACCGGCGGGCCCGGGGGGTACTAGCCCGGTATGGGGATGTCGACTGA
- a CDS encoding helix-turn-helix transcriptional regulator produces MVDRLERLVNLVIALRETRRPLTVEQINSRVAGYGGERDEAWRRMFERDKADLRDLGVPVRTEKVDRFDETLGYRIEPDDYDLPSVSLTPSELTALALSVQLTGLADDAAPALDKLAVDAGVPGEQRAVRRLPLELGLDAPHRAALTEALVERRPVTFGYRKAAGADDSEERRRVEPHALLHWRGRWYLRGHDVDRGADRTFRLDRITDRVRPAGEPGTVVIPDQPPDPVEVVPGASRDAVEAVVRADEETAWAVARRARGSSQPAGEEADGWREFVVRTADPDELIGWLVELGPGVELVGPPALRARLVAHLRAVLDPAAGTTT; encoded by the coding sequence GTGGTGGACCGACTCGAGCGCCTGGTGAACCTCGTCATCGCGCTGCGCGAGACCCGCCGACCCCTCACCGTCGAGCAGATCAACAGCCGCGTGGCCGGCTACGGGGGCGAGCGGGACGAGGCCTGGCGACGCATGTTCGAACGCGACAAGGCCGACCTCCGGGACCTCGGCGTTCCCGTGCGGACCGAGAAGGTCGACCGGTTCGACGAGACGCTCGGCTACCGGATCGAACCTGACGACTACGACCTGCCGTCGGTGTCGCTCACCCCGTCCGAGCTGACGGCCCTCGCGCTGTCGGTCCAGCTCACCGGGTTGGCCGACGATGCCGCGCCCGCGCTCGACAAGCTGGCGGTCGACGCCGGCGTGCCGGGGGAGCAGCGGGCGGTCCGGCGCCTCCCCCTCGAGCTCGGCCTGGACGCCCCCCACCGCGCCGCCCTGACCGAGGCGCTGGTCGAACGGCGGCCGGTGACGTTCGGCTACCGCAAGGCGGCCGGCGCGGACGACAGCGAGGAGCGGCGGCGCGTGGAGCCCCACGCCCTGCTGCACTGGCGGGGCCGCTGGTACCTGCGCGGCCACGACGTCGACCGCGGGGCGGACCGCACCTTCCGGCTGGACCGGATCACCGACCGGGTGCGACCGGCGGGGGAACCGGGCACCGTCGTCATCCCGGACCAGCCGCCGGACCCCGTGGAGGTGGTGCCCGGCGCCTCCCGCGACGCGGTCGAGGCGGTCGTGCGGGCAGACGAGGAGACCGCCTGGGCCGTGGCGCGGCGGGCGCGCGGATCGTCCCAGCCGGCGGGGGAGGAGGCCGACGGCTGGCGGGAGTTCGTCGTCCGCACCGCCGACCCCGACGAGCTGATCGGCTGGCTGGTCGAGCTGGGCCCCGGCGTCGAGCTGGTGGGGCCCCCAGCGCTGCGCGCGCGGCTCGTCGCCCACCTGCGCGCGGTGCTGGACCCCGCCGCGGGGACGACGACGTGA